A genomic segment from Streptosporangium roseum DSM 43021 encodes:
- a CDS encoding amino acid-binding protein, whose protein sequence is MMLRLRVSFPDRPGALGQVARVLGTLGADILQVTVLERETGRAVDDFTVSWPGAADADTVRDRLSVIPGIRVEAVWPTREIPGAAPDYDLLKHVAADPGRAFATLVDAAPDLVSAAWAVAVSSGTGELVHRSWQAPASLDEAGGLAGVKSGDLTPLRPSTLAVGRCHLMSLPVPAAGLHLILARTEGPSFHRAELDRAIRVVEIVSILGR, encoded by the coding sequence GATGTTGCGGCTACGGGTGTCCTTTCCCGATCGCCCGGGGGCGCTGGGGCAGGTCGCCCGGGTGCTCGGCACCCTGGGGGCGGACATTCTCCAGGTGACGGTGCTGGAACGGGAGACCGGCCGGGCCGTGGACGACTTCACCGTCTCCTGGCCCGGCGCCGCCGACGCCGACACGGTCCGGGATCGCCTGTCGGTCATCCCCGGCATACGCGTCGAGGCCGTCTGGCCCACCCGCGAGATTCCCGGCGCCGCGCCCGACTACGACCTCCTGAAGCACGTCGCGGCCGACCCCGGCAGGGCCTTCGCCACTCTCGTGGACGCCGCGCCCGACCTGGTGAGCGCCGCGTGGGCGGTCGCGGTCTCCTCCGGGACCGGCGAGCTCGTCCACCGCAGCTGGCAGGCCCCGGCCTCGCTCGACGAGGCGGGCGGCCTCGCCGGCGTCAAGTCGGGTGACCTCACCCCCCTGCGGCCCTCGACCCTCGCCGTGGGCCGGTGCCACCTGATGAGCCTCCCCGTGCCCGCCGCGGGCCTGCACCTTATCCTGGCCCGCACCGAGGGGCCGTCCTTCCACCGGGCGGAGCTGGACCGTGCCATCCGCGTCGTGGAGATCGTCTCCATCCTCGGCCGCTGA